A region of Pseudomonas saponiphila DNA encodes the following proteins:
- a CDS encoding gamma-butyrobetaine hydroxylase-like domain-containing protein, protein MTKLPTGINLHKASKTLTLTYGPDEVYHLPAEFLRVHSPSAEVQGHGKPILQFGKLGVGLSKVEPAGQYALKLTFDDGHDSGLFTWDYLYQLAQRQDELWSDYLAELKTAGKSRDPNESIIKLML, encoded by the coding sequence ATGACTAAACTCCCCACCGGCATCAACCTGCACAAAGCCTCGAAAACCCTGACCCTGACCTACGGGCCGGACGAGGTCTATCACCTGCCTGCAGAGTTCCTGCGGGTGCACTCTCCCTCCGCCGAGGTCCAGGGCCACGGCAAACCCATCCTGCAGTTCGGCAAGCTTGGCGTGGGCCTGAGCAAGGTTGAACCGGCGGGCCAGTACGCACTGAAATTGACCTTCGACGACGGCCATGACAGCGGGCTGTTCACCTGGGACTACCTGTACCAGTTGGCTCAGCGTCAGGACGAGCTGTGGAGCGATTATCTGGCAGAGCTCAAAACGGCCGGAAAATCCCGCGATCCGAATGAGTCGATAATCAAGCTGATGCTCTAG